In the genome of Serratia symbiotica (Periphyllus acericola), one region contains:
- a CDS encoding SPOR domain-containing protein: MDEFKLEDDLRPDSCDRRPMHSHKPAVVSRFAVSRHYLMIGTGVLVLLLLVIGMGSTLKAPTKHETAQEGTQNGVAKDINLSGSSALATSNNGVLGGTTDAHGNVGVSTMSQPQNVSVPRIASTPTQAQSLPPQGGAQQRIELPGNMVDALSSQQGQVDIVTQCKTGVQSTLPMASATVMNGAAAREAMHPPQRSAPQAKTASKSATTHHKVPTTVSAPTLTSSTKAGTVSGIALQSAAGNHYTLQLSSASRPDTLHAYAKQQKLQNCLVYPTQRNGKPWYVLVSGNYASSEEAKRAIVTLSADVQAKKPWVRPARQVQQELKK, encoded by the coding sequence ATGGATGAGTTTAAACTAGAAGACGATCTCAGACCTGATAGCTGTGATCGTCGTCCTATGCACTCGCACAAACCGGCTGTGGTATCTCGTTTTGCCGTATCGCGTCATTATTTGATGATAGGTACTGGCGTTTTGGTGTTGCTATTGCTGGTTATCGGCATGGGTTCGACGTTGAAGGCACCGACTAAACATGAAACAGCGCAGGAAGGCACGCAAAACGGCGTGGCCAAAGATATCAACCTGTCCGGTTCTTCGGCACTCGCCACCAGCAACAACGGCGTATTAGGTGGTACCACCGATGCCCATGGTAATGTTGGCGTGAGCACAATGTCTCAGCCGCAGAATGTCAGCGTTCCGCGGATCGCCAGCACGCCGACGCAAGCCCAGTCGTTGCCCCCGCAAGGTGGGGCGCAGCAGCGTATCGAGCTGCCAGGCAATATGGTGGATGCGCTCTCTTCGCAGCAAGGGCAGGTTGACATAGTGACTCAATGCAAAACCGGGGTGCAATCAACATTACCGATGGCGTCGGCGACAGTAATGAACGGCGCAGCGGCGAGAGAAGCCATGCATCCGCCTCAAAGGAGTGCGCCGCAGGCAAAAACCGCCAGCAAATCTGCCACTACGCACCATAAAGTGCCAACCACGGTGTCAGCACCAACCTTAACCTCTTCTACCAAGGCGGGAACGGTAAGCGGCATTGCCTTGCAGTCCGCAGCAGGGAACCACTATACCCTGCAACTGAGCAGTGCCTCGCGCCCCGATACGTTGCATGCCTACGCTAAGCAGCAGAAGCTGCAAAACTGCCTGGTATACCCCACCCAACGTAACGGCAAACCCTGGTATGTGTTGGTGAGTGGTAACTATGCGTCTTCTGAGGAAGCAAAGCGTGCCATAGTAACGTTGTCTGCGGATGTGCAGGCGAAAAAACCTTGGGTTCGGCCTGCACGTCAAGTCCAGCAAGAGCTTAAAAAATAA